A window of the Juglans microcarpa x Juglans regia isolate MS1-56 chromosome 5D, Jm3101_v1.0, whole genome shotgun sequence genome harbors these coding sequences:
- the LOC121264449 gene encoding probable serine/threonine-protein kinase WNK11: MPYVRSDPSDKDAEPFVEVDSTGRYGRYGDLLGAGAVKKVYRAFDQEEGREVAWNQVLLIRFLDDKAMLDRIRKEVVLLRTLNNDNIITLFSSWIDQEHKTLNFITEFCTSGNLREYRRKHPNVSIMALKKWSRQILRGLEYLHLHEPCIIHRDLNCSNVFINGNNGEVKIGDLGLAAATGKDHMAHSILGTPEFMAPEIYDENYTEKVDIYAFGMCVLELVTMEIPYSECDSVAKIYKKVTSGVKPRAMNKVSDLDMKGFIEKCLAPQSERPSASELLEDLFFAGLDDEEN; encoded by the coding sequence ATGCCGTACGTTAGATCAGATCCGTCCGACAAAGACGCCGAGCCGTTCGTGGAGGTTGATTCAACGGGACGGTATGGGAGATACGGTGACTTGCTCGGTGCCGGAGCGGTGAAGAAGGTGTATCGAGCTTTCGATCAAGAAGAGGGAAGAGAGGTGGCTTGGAACCAGGTTTTGTTGATAAGGTTCTTGGATGACAAGGCGATGTTGGACAGGATACGCAAGGAGGTTGTTTTGCTGAGAACTTTGAACAACGACAACATTATCACATTGTTCAGTTCATGGATCGATCAAGAGCACAAAACGTTGAACTTCATTACCGAGTTTTGTACATCCGGAAATCTGAGGGAGTATAGGAGGAAGCATCCGAACGTCTCGATCATGGCCCTGAAGAAGTGGTCGAGACAGATTCTGAGGGGTTTGGAGTATCTCCATTTGCATGAGCCATGCATAATTCACAGAGATCTCAATTGCAGTAATGTTTTTATCAACGGCAATAATGGAGAGGTGAAGATTGGAGATTTGGGGTTAGCAGCAGCGACGGGAAAGGACCATATGGCACATTCCATTCTCGGTACGCCGGAGTTCATGGCGCCGGAGATTTACGATGAGAATTACACGGAGAAGGTGGATATATACGCGTTTGGGATGTGTGTGCTCGAGTTGGTGACAATGGAAATCCCGTACAGTGAATGCGACAGTGTGGCCAAGATATACAAGAAGGTGACATCTGGGGTGAAGCCTCGGGCAATGAACAAGGTTAGCGATTTGGACATGAAAGGGTTCATTGAGAAGTGCCTTGCGCCACAGTCTGAGAGGCCATCTGCCTCTGAACTCCTCGAAGATCTCTTCTTTGCTGGACTTGATGATGAAGAAAACTAA